The following is a genomic window from Bordetella sp. H567.
CGACCGCCAGGTGCGCATCGAGCTGCTGCGCGCCCGCGCGGCGGTCGAACGCGAAGCCCTGGTGCACAACGTGGCCGGCCTGACGGAATCCCTGTCGCCCGCCCACCTGGTCAGGGGCCTGATGCCGCGCCTGGGCGCCAGCAACATCCCCGGGTTGGCGTGGCAGGCGTTTTCCCTGGTGCGCCGCTATCCGGTGATTACCTCGTCGCTGTCGACGATTTTCCTGCGCGGCAAGCGTTCCAGGCTGCTCAAGCTCGCCAGCGCGGCCGCGGTCGGCTGGCAGGTCTATCGCGGCTGGCAGGCGCGGCAGGGGCAGCGGTACGCCACCCGCGCCGCCGCCGTCACAAGCCCAATTCCCCCCACATCGCGTCCACCTTCTGTTTGACGGCGGGGTCCATGGCGATGGGCCGGCCCCATTCGCGGTCGGTCTCGCCCGGCCATTTATTGGTGGCGTCCAGGCCCATCTTGCCGCCCAGTCCGGAAACCGGCGAGGCGAAATCCAGGTAGTCGATCGGGGTGTGTTCCACCAGCGTGGTGTCTCGCACCGGGTCCATGCGGGTAGTCATGGCCCATACGACTTCCTTCCAGTCGCGCGGGTTCACGTCCTCGTCGACCACGATGATGAACTTGGTGTACATGAACTGGCGCAGCACGCTCCATAGCCCGAACATGACGCGCTTGGCATGGCCGGCGTACTGTTTGCGGATGGAGACCACGGCCAGCCGATAGCTGCAGCCTTCTGGCGGAAGGTAGAAATCGACGATCTCGGGCAGTTGGCGGCGCAGCAGCGGCACGAAGACCTCGTTCAGCGCCACGCCCAGCACCGCCGGTTCGTCGGGCGGCTTGCCGGTATAGGTGGAGTGGTAGATGGGATCGCGGCGCATCGTGATGCGATCCACCGTGAACACCGGGAACCAGTCGCGTTCGTTGTAATAGCCGGTGTGGTCTCCGTACGGACCTTCCAGGGCCATTTCGTAGCCGGTATCCGGCGGCGGCGCCACGCCCTCGGGCACCGACGGCGCCAGGGCGCGCGGATCCGTAGCCGGCAGCAGATGCCCCTCCAGGACGATTTCGGCATACGCAGGCACGGAGAGCTCGCTGCCCAGCGCCTTGGCGACTTCGGTGCGGGATCCGCGCAGCAGGCCCGCGAACTGGTACTCCGACAGCGTATCTGGCACCGGCGTCACCGCGCCCAGGATGGTCGCGGGATCGGCGCCCAGCGCCACGGCGATAGGGAAGGGCTGGCCGGGATAGGCCTGGGCGTGTTCGCGGAAGTCCAGCGCGCCGCCCCGGTGCGATAGCCAGCGCATGATCAGCTTGTTGCGGCCGACGGGCTGCTGCCGGTAGATGCCCAGGTTCTGGCGGCGCGCGCGCGGTCCCTTGGTGATCACCAGTCCCCACGTCAGCAGCGGGGCGACGTCGCCCGGCCAGCAGGTTTGCAGCGGCAGCCGGGAGAGGTCGACATCGTCGCCTTCCAGTACGACTTCCTGGCATGCCGGCGCCCGTACGGTCTTGGGGCTCATGTCCCACAAGGCGGCCTTCAGCATCGCCACTTTGGCGAAGGCATCGCGCAGGCCCTTCGGCGCTTCGGGTTCGCGCAGGGATGCCAATAGTTCGCCGGTATCGCGCAGGGCCTCCACCTGGTCCGCGCCCATGCCCCAGGCTACGCGCCGCGGCGTGCCGAAGAGGTTGGCCAGCACGGGCATGCCCGCCCGCTGGCCCTGGTGACGCGCGTTCTCGAACAGCAGCGCCGGGCCGCCGGCGCGTAGCACGCGGTCGGCGATCTCCGTCATTTCCAGGTGCGTCGACACCGGCGCGGCGATGCGCTTGAGGTCGCCGCGCGATTCGAGCTGGGCGATGAAATCTCTTAAATCTCGGTATTTCACAGGAGGCCTACGGGAAAGCAAATGTGAATTCGCAGAAGTTAGGCTAAATTGCCCAACGTTGCATGGAACTTGCGGGATTTGTTACATATGAGCAGCCGATAAGAGGTTAACATCCCCTTCCCTTTAAAACGCAGGAGGTCACCAATGCCTTATGCGTCAGTGGCCAATTACCCGCTTCGGCAGTTGGCACAAGGCGTTCACCGCTATCTCGGCGAATGGCTGCGGACCTGCGCTGTCTACCTGGGCATCGCCGTTATCGTCACCGTTAGCATGGGTTTGGCTTTGCCCGGTCTGCGCGACCAGGCGCTGCAGGTACACACCGCACTGCTGGCGGCGCTCGCGCCGGCCACGGTCCCGCCGGCGGGATCGGACACCAGCTATGCCGACGCCGATACATCGGCCGACATCGACCTGGACGTCGACAAGCCGTCCGGCACGCCGGGCGCGGTGGCGCTCGCGGTGCCGGAGGCGGGCAACAATGCCACCGCCTTTCTTACGCCGCTGCCTCATCCCGGGATCAAGACCGCGCCCCATGCGGACGTCGTGAGCAACGCGCAAACGGAAGCGCTGCGCAACTATATCTCGCGCAAGTACAAGGTGGCCTCGGATGCGACCGCCGTCCTGGTCAATACGGCCTACAAGGTCGGCCGCGATTTGAAGATCGACCCGCTGCTGCTGCTGGCGGTCATCGCCGTGGAATCCCGCTACAACCCCTTCGCGGAAAGCAGCGTGGGGGCGCAAGGCCTGATGCAGGTGATGACCAGCGTGCACCAGTCCAAGTTCGATGCCTACGGGAAGAAGGGCGCGCTGGACCCGGTCGCCAATATCCGTGTCGGCGCCGGCATCCTGAAGGA
Proteins encoded in this region:
- the ubiD gene encoding 4-hydroxy-3-polyprenylbenzoate decarboxylase → MKYRDLRDFIAQLESRGDLKRIAAPVSTHLEMTEIADRVLRAGGPALLFENARHQGQRAGMPVLANLFGTPRRVAWGMGADQVEALRDTGELLASLREPEAPKGLRDAFAKVAMLKAALWDMSPKTVRAPACQEVVLEGDDVDLSRLPLQTCWPGDVAPLLTWGLVITKGPRARRQNLGIYRQQPVGRNKLIMRWLSHRGGALDFREHAQAYPGQPFPIAVALGADPATILGAVTPVPDTLSEYQFAGLLRGSRTEVAKALGSELSVPAYAEIVLEGHLLPATDPRALAPSVPEGVAPPPDTGYEMALEGPYGDHTGYYNERDWFPVFTVDRITMRRDPIYHSTYTGKPPDEPAVLGVALNEVFVPLLRRQLPEIVDFYLPPEGCSYRLAVVSIRKQYAGHAKRVMFGLWSVLRQFMYTKFIIVVDEDVNPRDWKEVVWAMTTRMDPVRDTTLVEHTPIDYLDFASPVSGLGGKMGLDATNKWPGETDREWGRPIAMDPAVKQKVDAMWGELGL
- a CDS encoding transglycosylase SLT domain-containing protein — translated: MPYASVANYPLRQLAQGVHRYLGEWLRTCAVYLGIAVIVTVSMGLALPGLRDQALQVHTALLAALAPATVPPAGSDTSYADADTSADIDLDVDKPSGTPGAVALAVPEAGNNATAFLTPLPHPGIKTAPHADVVSNAQTEALRNYISRKYKVASDATAVLVNTAYKVGRDLKIDPLLLLAVIAVESRYNPFAESSVGAQGLMQVMTSVHQSKFDAYGKKGALDPVANIRVGAGILKDCIKRRGSVTGGLACYVGASGANDGGYGDKVQAERRRLALASGIPLARD